One region of Dysidea avara chromosome 1, odDysAvar1.4, whole genome shotgun sequence genomic DNA includes:
- the LOC136254145 gene encoding uncharacterized protein isoform X2, translating to MFGEKVDTLDNHVSISDFAGQLTFFSFQLFFLKKRDVVTITFNASVVLTVKIIVRERYDHAKKKREAAGMMTTIENIHFWMKSVSAHAGTDEVPKGCMSRRSPTAILCATHAEKLSAAQMEYVTKTVMDSLADKPYKNHLPSDPDKAIVFISNKKRKKFKSKIIKLKQIVLEAAAPAYSEERPISYLRLEQSIRSEVEKGSTIISVVEFTILVNRAGIPGDENSEAVAAALQYCTTRGTILHFPEVEVLAEKVFISPQWLSSIFAQIITTHKQESTDSSLYHAWKRYDTFAILEERFLDHILNQASVADLKEIIISLMQSFNLLAQIPTSTCFVGDPIPPPQEGRAFIVPALLLYDPQLAVHKPENQDQVYMYYFSDLYFPESVFSQILVKMISWNVQKNFQIFRIQYGFGQFSLGNSQIYSLLYEPNSFRVTIIVSQQHKNLHREKQKEAFKLFVELMVYLEESIISVMDLYIPSTKYPILHVCCPICGNPDPHIMVKHAAKISLDLPPLFCAKQGLPKELQPSSYLPFGDTLTVQEVGDVKEFKVFTTFFDKLVNILPVQDIVYKLISSNIITTDDDEEIKSITRSKDKASFVLRKVARSLEVGLTQSFYKLLMIMEERKGDAAILAIEIKSELQKVIESRRPVHEEQNIHGHLQTLSLHHEQEEYDLI from the exons ATGTTTGGAGAAAAAGTTGATACATTGGATAATCATGTTTCTATATCAGATTTTGCTGGACAATTGACATTTTTTAGTTTCCAGCTCTTTTTCCTTAAGAAACGTGATGTTGTCACCATCACATTTAACGCATCTGTAGTACTAACTGTTAAAATTATTGTGCGGGAACGTTATGATCATGCAAAGAAGAAAAGAGAAGCCGCAGGAATGATGACCACAATAGAAAATATACACTTTTGGATGAAATCTGTTAGTGCACATGCAGGCACTGATGAAGTTCCTAAAGGTTGTATGTCACGTCGATCACCTACTGCCATTCTTTGTGCTACACATGCAGAGAAACTCTCTGCAGCACAGATGGAATATGTAACTAAAACAGTCATGGACAGTTTAGCTGACAAGCCTTACAAAAACCATTTACCTTCAGATCCAGATAAAGCCATAGTCTTTATAAGCaataagaaaagaaaaaaattcaAATCAAAGATAATAAAGTTGAAACAAATTGTACTTGAAGCTGCTGCTCCTGCTTATTCAGAAGAACGACCTATCAGCTATCTCAGACTTGAACAGTCTATCAGATCTGAGGTAGAAAAAGGCTCTACTATAATAAGTGTGGTGGAGTTTACCATACTAGTTAATAGAGCTGGTATTCCTGGTGATGAAAATAGTGAAGCTGTAGCTGCTGCTCTTCAGTATTGTACCACTAGAGGAACAATATTACATTTCCCTGAAGTAGAGGTACTTGCTGAAAAAGTGTTTATTTCTCCCCAGTGGCTTTCTTCTATCTTTGCTCAAATtattacaacacacaaacaagaAAGTACTGATAGCTCACTTTACCATGCCTGGAAAAGATATGACACTTTCGCAATTTTAGAAGAGAGGTTTCTTGATCATATTCTAAACCAAGCATCTGTTGCAGACCTCAAAGAAATTATCATTTCACTAATGCAATCATTTAATCTTTTAGCTCAGATTCCTACCAGCACTTGTTTTGTTGGAGATCCTATTCCACCACCTCAAGAAGGAAGAGCGTTTATAGTGCCAGCACTATTACTTTATGATCCTCAACTTGCTGTTCACAAGCCAGAAAACCAAGACCAGGTTTACATGTACTATTTCTCAGACTTGTATTTCCCTGAAAGTGTATTTAGTCAAATCCTTGTTAAAATGATCTCTTGGAATGTTCAAAagaattttcaaatttttag GATTCAATATGGATTTGGACAGTTTAGCTTAGGAAATAGTCAAATCTATTCCCTGTTATATGAACCAAACAGTTTTAGGGTGACAATAATTGTTAGTCAACAACATAAAAATTTGCATAGAGAGAAACAGAAAGAAGCATTCAAACTGTTTGTTGAGCTAATGGTTTATTTGGAGGAATCAATAATATCTGTGATGGATTTGTACATACCTTCTACTAAATATCCCATTCTTCATGTGTGCTGTCCTATTTGTGGTAATCCTGATCCACATATTATGGTCAAACATGCTGCTAAAATTTCTCTTGATCTTCCTCCTTTGTTTTGTGCTAAGCAAGGTCTACCAAAGGAATTGCAGCCATCATCATATCTACCATTTGGTGACACTCTGACAGTACAGGAAGTTG GTGACGTCAAAGAATTTAAAGTGTTTACAACATTCTTTGACAAATTAGTAAACATTTTACCTGTACAAGACATAGTATACAAGCTGATCTCTTCTAATATAATCactactgatgatgatgaagaaatAAAAAGCATCACAAGATCTAAGGACAAAGCCTCATTTGTGCTCAGGAAAGTAGCACGTTCACTTGAAGTTGGTCTGACCCAAAGCTTTTACAAACTGTTAATGATAATGGAAGAACGTAAAGGTGATGCAGCTATATTAGCTATTGAGATAAAAAGTGAATTACAAAAAGTGATTGAGAGCCGTAGACCTG TACATGAGGAACAAAACATCCATGGTCATTTACAAACACTTTCTCTTCACCATGAACAAGAG GAATATGATCTCATCTGA
- the LOC136254145 gene encoding uncharacterized protein isoform X1, with protein sequence MFGEKVDTLDNHVSISDFAGQLTFFSFQLFFLKKRDVVTITFNASVVLTVKIIVRERYDHAKKKREAAGMMTTIENIHFWMKSVSAHAGTDEVPKGCMSRRSPTAILCATHAEKLSAAQMEYVTKTVMDSLADKPYKNHLPSDPDKAIVFISNKKRKKFKSKIIKLKQIVLEAAAPAYSEERPISYLRLEQSIRSEVEKGSTIISVVEFTILVNRAGIPGDENSEAVAAALQYCTTRGTILHFPEVEVLAEKVFISPQWLSSIFAQIITTHKQESTDSSLYHAWKRYDTFAILEERFLDHILNQASVADLKEIIISLMQSFNLLAQIPTSTCFVGDPIPPPQEGRAFIVPALLLYDPQLAVHKPENQDQVYMYYFSDLYFPESVFSQILVKMISWNVQKNFQIFRIQYGFGQFSLGNSQIYSLLYEPNSFRVTIIVSQQHKNLHREKQKEAFKLFVELMVYLEESIISVMDLYIPSTKYPILHVCCPICGNPDPHIMVKHAAKISLDLPPLFCAKQGLPKELQPSSYLPFGDTLTVQEVGDVKEFKVFTTFFDKLVNILPVQDIVYKLISSNIITTDDDEEIKSITRSKDKASFVLRKVARSLEVGLTQSFYKLLMIMEERKGDAAILAIEIKSELQKVIESRRPVHEEQNIHGHLQTLSLHHEQELGAVGFSSDVHEKQYKDREKSHIKRI encoded by the exons ATGTTTGGAGAAAAAGTTGATACATTGGATAATCATGTTTCTATATCAGATTTTGCTGGACAATTGACATTTTTTAGTTTCCAGCTCTTTTTCCTTAAGAAACGTGATGTTGTCACCATCACATTTAACGCATCTGTAGTACTAACTGTTAAAATTATTGTGCGGGAACGTTATGATCATGCAAAGAAGAAAAGAGAAGCCGCAGGAATGATGACCACAATAGAAAATATACACTTTTGGATGAAATCTGTTAGTGCACATGCAGGCACTGATGAAGTTCCTAAAGGTTGTATGTCACGTCGATCACCTACTGCCATTCTTTGTGCTACACATGCAGAGAAACTCTCTGCAGCACAGATGGAATATGTAACTAAAACAGTCATGGACAGTTTAGCTGACAAGCCTTACAAAAACCATTTACCTTCAGATCCAGATAAAGCCATAGTCTTTATAAGCaataagaaaagaaaaaaattcaAATCAAAGATAATAAAGTTGAAACAAATTGTACTTGAAGCTGCTGCTCCTGCTTATTCAGAAGAACGACCTATCAGCTATCTCAGACTTGAACAGTCTATCAGATCTGAGGTAGAAAAAGGCTCTACTATAATAAGTGTGGTGGAGTTTACCATACTAGTTAATAGAGCTGGTATTCCTGGTGATGAAAATAGTGAAGCTGTAGCTGCTGCTCTTCAGTATTGTACCACTAGAGGAACAATATTACATTTCCCTGAAGTAGAGGTACTTGCTGAAAAAGTGTTTATTTCTCCCCAGTGGCTTTCTTCTATCTTTGCTCAAATtattacaacacacaaacaagaAAGTACTGATAGCTCACTTTACCATGCCTGGAAAAGATATGACACTTTCGCAATTTTAGAAGAGAGGTTTCTTGATCATATTCTAAACCAAGCATCTGTTGCAGACCTCAAAGAAATTATCATTTCACTAATGCAATCATTTAATCTTTTAGCTCAGATTCCTACCAGCACTTGTTTTGTTGGAGATCCTATTCCACCACCTCAAGAAGGAAGAGCGTTTATAGTGCCAGCACTATTACTTTATGATCCTCAACTTGCTGTTCACAAGCCAGAAAACCAAGACCAGGTTTACATGTACTATTTCTCAGACTTGTATTTCCCTGAAAGTGTATTTAGTCAAATCCTTGTTAAAATGATCTCTTGGAATGTTCAAAagaattttcaaatttttag GATTCAATATGGATTTGGACAGTTTAGCTTAGGAAATAGTCAAATCTATTCCCTGTTATATGAACCAAACAGTTTTAGGGTGACAATAATTGTTAGTCAACAACATAAAAATTTGCATAGAGAGAAACAGAAAGAAGCATTCAAACTGTTTGTTGAGCTAATGGTTTATTTGGAGGAATCAATAATATCTGTGATGGATTTGTACATACCTTCTACTAAATATCCCATTCTTCATGTGTGCTGTCCTATTTGTGGTAATCCTGATCCACATATTATGGTCAAACATGCTGCTAAAATTTCTCTTGATCTTCCTCCTTTGTTTTGTGCTAAGCAAGGTCTACCAAAGGAATTGCAGCCATCATCATATCTACCATTTGGTGACACTCTGACAGTACAGGAAGTTG GTGACGTCAAAGAATTTAAAGTGTTTACAACATTCTTTGACAAATTAGTAAACATTTTACCTGTACAAGACATAGTATACAAGCTGATCTCTTCTAATATAATCactactgatgatgatgaagaaatAAAAAGCATCACAAGATCTAAGGACAAAGCCTCATTTGTGCTCAGGAAAGTAGCACGTTCACTTGAAGTTGGTCTGACCCAAAGCTTTTACAAACTGTTAATGATAATGGAAGAACGTAAAGGTGATGCAGCTATATTAGCTATTGAGATAAAAAGTGAATTACAAAAAGTGATTGAGAGCCGTAGACCTG TACATGAGGAACAAAACATCCATGGTCATTTACAAACACTTTCTCTTCACCATGAACAAGAG TTAGGTGCTGTGGGATTTTCCAGTGATGTTCACGAGAAGCAGTACAAAGATAGAGAGAAGTCTCATATTAAAC GAATATGA